The segment CGAAGCACATCGACCTCATGGTGATGATCAACCCGATGGGTCGCATTCCACTCCCCGATTCATCATGGTGCGGTTCAGCCCACGCCAAACGTCCGTCTCGCCTTCGTGACAAGGGGTTCTTGACGATCGGCGAGCAGGCCAGCCGCATCAATCTCGACGCACGTATTTCGCAAGCGCTGACCATGTTCCGGCAAGACCATCCCGAAAAAGAACTATTGGTGGTCACACCGGGTGTCAACGATGCAGTTCTGTTTGAGCGGAGTTTTCTGAGCTATCAAGACCGCGTGCATCTCCTGCGAGCCGGCTATCTGTCGGTCGTGACGTTGGTGCGCGAAGCATACGAGAACGTTCAAGCGCAGTTTGCACGCCATGGGATCGTTCTCGAACGAACCAGCTTTGAGCACCGTGTTGCGTCACGCATGGCGCTCCTCGATCAGATCGTGGCGGCCTCTTCTCCTCCACAGCGACCGGTCACAGGCGTAGCGATTGGTCTCGACGCCTCTCGAACCGCTCTGCACCAAGCCAAGTAGGATGCGATGACGATAGTGAACAAGCACCCCTTCTTTCAAGGCTCGCTCGCCGTAGCAGAAGCCTCCCGGGATCGAACTCCTTATTCAGGTTTTCTGGCCGGCCTCTTCGAGGGGGTGGTTCGCCGCGAACTCTTCCGAGCGCAGTCGATCCCACCACTCCGCGACACAGCGAAGGAGTTCCTTGAACATCTTCGCCTCCTTCTGATCGAGAAAGTTGATGCAGAGAGCATCGACCGAGAGGGGGAAGTCGGCGAGGAGGTGTTGGTGGCTCTCAAGGACATTGGCGCCTTTGGACTGAAAATACCCACAATCTACGGAGGACTTGGCTTCACTCAATCGGAGTACCACCGTGTGGCGACCTTGCTCGGAAGCCATGACGCCGCGACCACGGTGCTGATTTCGGCGCATAACTCGATCGGAGTCGCGGAACCAGTCAAGCTCATCGGGAACCGCGAGCAGCAACAACGATTCTTGCCTCGCCTCGCTCGCGGCGACATTTCAGGCTTTGCGCTCACGGAAAAGGGAGCCGGCTGCGATATTTGGGATCTCCGAACCTACGCCATCCCGGTGCGAGAACAGGGCACCTTGGCGGGCTATAGACTCACCGGAGATAAATTGTACACGACGAACGCGCCTCGCCAGGACAATGAGTTTTTAGCGTCGCTCTTGGTGGTGATTGCTCAAATCGTACAGGAGCCTTGTGAGGTCACTCGCCCCAAATCGGAACGGCGGTTCGGCGCCTTTGTCGTCGACACCCGCACACCGGGGTGTCACTGCGCCAGGCTCCATTATATGGGTGTGCGCGGCATCTACAACGGCACAGTCCGGTTAGACAACATCTTCGTCCCAGTGGCCGACCGTTTGGGAGACGAGGGAGAGGGGTTACGACGGGCCCTAGAAAGCTTGACGATAGGCCGGCTCACCTTGCCCGCTGCCTGCTTGGGAAATCTAAAACAATGTTTGTGGCTGGCGCGAAGCCGGGCGCAACAACGCGTGCAATATGATCGTCCGATCGGCGAACATACAGATATCGGTGCCAAGATTGTGCGCATGGCCGCGCGGGTCTTGGCACTAGAAGCGTTGGTTACCATAACAGGGGCCTGGGCCGACGCCAAGATCGATGTGCGGCTTGAGTCGGCTGCTGCAAAAATTCTCGCCACCGAATGGCTGCTCGACTCAGTGCTCGACCTCTTTCGCATTTATGGCGGGCGTGGGTTCGAAACATCGGAATCGCTCCGACTTCATGGGGACCTGCCGGCACCGATCGAGCGCATGGTCCGAGATGCGCTGATCAATGTGATTTGGGAAGGGACGAACGGTATCTTGACCCTCTGGATCGGCCGTGAAGGATTGACCGAGTACGTATCCCACGGTAAAGCCTTCTTGGAATCGCAGATCGGCGAAATGGTACGTGCCCTGCCGTTCTTCGCCAAAATCGCGAGCCGTTCCCTCAACCGCTTGCCTCGGATCGGAGTGTGGTCGGCTTCCACCGCGCCTGAGTCGGTATGGGAGCGGTTTGTTACGGCGAAGTCCCGAGAACTCGCACAGAAGTCGCTGTGGGCCGCAGCCCATCATCGTCAAGGCCTGGCGCGTAAGCAACTGTTGACGACATGCCTGGTCAAAGCCGGGATGCAACTCTTTGCGGTGGAATCGTTGTTGTGGTACGTAGCGCAGCCGGCCGCGCGGACTCATCCGTTGGCCGAAAGGCTCTTGCAGCACTTTTGTTCACAGATCGAAGACGAGTTCAATCCGAAGCCCTTGCTCTCTTTCACGCAATCCCTATGGCAGGACGACTCGCATGTGTTCCGCTTGGCGCAGGATATTCTTGCCGGCAGGGCTGACTGGTTGGAAGAGGGGATCCTTGCCTGGCACCCTTCCGGACACAACCAGAAGAACCAGCTCGCGCCCACGATGGGAGAACAATTGGCGGACTTTCCAATGAAGCACTGAGCGATGTAAGCAGGAGTGAGCCGTTTCATCCAGACCGCCCCTAGACAGGAGGATCAGTCCCTAATGAGGTCAGCATGACAGAAATTGCGGGATACTTTGAATTGGTCAAGGGCCGGTATGGATTGAGCAGTGATTACGCCTTGGCAAAGAAACTCGGGATCGCCCAGCCGGAAGCCAACCTCATGCGACGCGGGCTGAAAATCCCCAAACCTGAAGTGTGCATCAGAATCGCCAAACTGCTCGACAAGAACCCGGTGGAGCTCTTGCTGGCGGCGCAGAAAGACAAGGCTCCCCGGCAGGCCAAGGAATACTGGACCCTCGCGCAAACGGCCGTTGACGTCATGCTTCATGTCCCTAAAAGCCCGAAATACATCCCACGGAAGGTGGCAGCCATCGGCCAAGAACTTCGCCAGCTTGAAACGCAAAGGCTGACGTACAAAGGGGCGGAAGCCAACGCCGAGGCGGTCCGGCTGGTCCAAACGGCCGAACATTCGATTGATGCGCTGATGGAACGCTGGAATATCTGGCAGAAGGGCGAGGCCCTCTATCCGAATTACCTCCTGGCGAACCAGGAGGCCGTGAAACGCGGCGTCATCGTCCGACGTCTGTTGGTGTTGACGCAAGAGCAAATGAGGCAGGAGTCGGATGTAGCCGATGCCATACAGGTCATGGAAGATCAACAGCGAGCCGGGATCAAGATATTCTACGCGTTCCGGGGGGAGCTGGAACGCGCTCCCACGTTCCAGCGCTTTGAGGAAGATTATAAGCGACAGGGCGCGGCGAGAGACCTCAATGCCGCCATGTTTGACGGGGAGATTCTCATTTTCTCTCAATCCTACGGCCAAGCGCAGCTGGGCGTGGTCGGTCCGCCGACACCCATTACGATGATCAACCAATTGGAGATCACGTGGAAACCGGACTTGCTGCGGGATCTCGATCCCGCCCCGCTCTTCGACATGACCCGGTATGTGTTTGAATACGGAGGACCCCACGCATTCCAGACGGAACTGACCAGGTTCAAGAGGTCTGTCCGATGAAATTTCTCTCCGAGCCGTTCAAGATCAAGGTTGTGGAATCCATAAGCCGAACCACGCGCGAGAAGCGGGAGCGGTTGTTCGGCTAGGCAGAACCGATGACTGTCTGAGGAACCATCATGGCCACTCTGTTCAAAGGGTTCGAGCGGATCGAAGAGGCCCGAGAGCGGTTAGCAGGCCAGAGTTTTATGGTGGGACTGTTCGCCGGACGGCCAGACTTTTCACTCCTCCTCATGCCGGAAGAGTCACCGGAAGACAAGGCTGATTGGGAAGCATTCCGTCCGCGTCTGGAAACGTTCCTCACGACGCAGGTCGATCCCGATGAAATCGAACGGACCACGAAGATCCCGGACTCAGTATTGAAGGGACTCTTTGCGCTCGGTGCCTTCGGCATGAAAATTCCCCGTCAATATGGAGGGCTCGGGTTCTCCTACACCAACTACGGTCGTGCCCTCATGCTCATGGCGAGCTGGAGCAACGCGCTCGCCCTCACCGTCGCCGTGCCGCAATCGATCGGCATTGCGATGCCGATACTCATGTTCGGCAACGAGGAGCAGCGGCGCAAATACCTCCCCCTTGTGGCCTGGGAAGCCGTTTCGGCATTCGCACTCACGGAGCCGATGACCGGATCCGACGCCGCAAACATTGCAACGGAGGCTATCTTAGATTCCACCTGGACGACGTTTGTCGTGAACGGCGAAAAGCTGTGGTGCACGAACGGTCCCATCGCCCACTACGTGACGTTGATCGCACGGGTACCGGCCAAGAGGACACAGCAGAATGGACACACGAGGTGGGAGCCGGTTCCGGACGGTAAGGGAGCCGATGACCACGTTCACACCGCTTTCATCCTCGACATGCAGACACCCGGCGTTCGTGTCCGACAACGATGTCAGTTTGAAGGCTGTAGGGGGATCGAGAATGCTCATATGACGTTCATAGATGTGCGCATCCCGACGGAGAATGTCATCGGTGAAGTGGGCCGTGGGCTCAAATACGCCTTGACCATCCTCAATGTGGGCCGAGCGGTCAGCATCCCCGCAATTTGCCTTGGCATGGCCAAACAAGCGTGGCAACCCACCCTCGATCGGGCCAACCAGCGAGTCACCTTCCAGAAACCTCTGGGCACCCGGCAGACGCAACGCATGAGGCTGGGCCGCATGGCTTCGCATCTCTTCGCGATGGAGGCTCTCGCACTCACGGCGTGGCGAATGGCGGATCAGCATACCTATGATGTCCGGATCGAGGCAGCCCTGGCCAAGCTCTTCTGCTCCGAGAAGACTATTCAGGTCTTAAAAGACGCCCAAATCATCTTCGGAGGGATGGGGTACGAAACAGCCCATTCTAAGAGGGTTCGTGGAGAGCCTGCGTTCGGCATCGAACAGCTGGTCCGCGACGCCGAGATGTACCGAATCGGAGAAGGTGCCACCGATATCTTAAGGCCGTTCGTCGCGCGTGAGGGGCTCAATATGCATCTTGAACAGGTCGGACGCCTCTTCGACGAACGAACGACAGGCGTTCATCGACTCATCGAGTTGCAGCGACTTGTGAGGTTTTATGTTCCTTGGTACGTGAATCAATGGAGAGGTGGCCGATTGCCGTCTGGCTCAGAGTTCCGACATCCAAAGGTCCGTTCCCAATTGCTTTTCGTCGAACGTGCGAGCCGTCGCCTGGCACGAACTATCTTCTATGCCATGCTGCTCCATCGCCAAGCGCTTCGAGATGATCAAGGCAGACAAACTCGGATCGAGATGGTCGGTGAAGATCTTCTGGTGATCGCAGCGACAGCACTCTATGCCGAAGCCCAGGAACGGACCGCCGGGCTTCCGGAAGTGTGGGACCTGGCAGATGAAACTTTCCGAGAAGCCAAGCAACGTGTCGAACAGCACATCAAAGAACTGATCCGCAATCAGGATACCGTGGTGGCGGCGGTTGGGGGAAAAGCCCTCAGCGGTCGATACGCTACGCTCAATAATGGAATCATACGGCGTGGGCTTCAAGACTACGTGAGACGAGAGAAGAACGCTCTCAGTAGCTTGGAGGAAAGCGAGCGAAAAGCAATCTGAGCCGATCGGCTGTGGAGGGTCAGCACTGCCAAGTCATCGAGAATGAGGCTCATCTTTCTGGTGATAAGCTCGCGGTCGATCATGGGCGGGAAGGCTCCGCGACCAGCGATGACAATTGCCGGGCAACATGCCGGCGCTCCAATTCCAGGTAAGGCCGAAAGTCTTGGTACGCGTTGAATGCGTGGAGGCGCAGACGGGCGAGGTCTTGGGGCATCCCGAACAGGACGCGGCATGACTCAACGATTTTCTTGAGGAAGAGGGGGTCCGCCCGGTTGAGGATCGCCAGATCTATTTTGCATCCCGGGAATTGCGCCTGCAATGCCTCTTGCATCTCCAGAACGGTCTGAAACGACGCGTCAGGTGTCTCAAATTGAATCGCCAGGTCTAGATCGCTGCGATCATGGGTCATGCCTGTGACCGTTGACCCAAACTGGAGGATCACGCGAACCCCGAAACGCTGGGCGAGCTCTCTCAACCCCCACACTGCTTCTGTGTTGCCTTCCTCGCTCATTCCACGCTCCCAGGGTTTTCATCCAGACCGTAGCCTAGTGAGAACCACTTCAAATGTCTATGTGCCCCCAGTTGTTGCGTGTGTTGTAATATCATGCGGACCCGTGGGTCGTTACTGTGACCGCCATTGGGCCTTGCCAAGAGGGGGTGAGTCTATGCGCGCATGGTTGATGGACTCCTACGACGGGATCGAACGATTGCGGCTTGGAGAGGTGCCCGATCCTCACCCTGGGCCCTCAGACGTGCTGCTGAAAGTACGATATGCCGCGCTCAACCCCGCCGATGCGTTTCTGGCGCAAGGGCTCTATCCAGCCAAACCCACCCTTCCACACATCCTTGGGCGTGATGGCATCGGCGATGTCGAGATGGTGGGATCGCGCGTGGAAGGCATTCTCGTGGGTGAGACAGTCGGGATTCTGCGCTGTGACACGGGAGTGGAAACGCCGGGAACGCTGGCCGAGAAAGTCGTCCTCCCTACGGAAAGTCTCGTCCGTATCCCCGCCGGTTGGTCTCTCGAAGAGATGGCCGGTGCTCCGCTGGTCTTCTTAACCGCCTGGCAGGCCTTGACGCAGTGGAACGATCCGTCTGCCCCTCCCCCGGAACAATCCGTTCTCCTCGTCACCGGCGCCTCAGGCGGAGTCGGCCTCGCATCAGTGCTGCTTGGACAATCGATGAATCTCATCGTGGTGGCCTTATCGCGCGATGCAGAGAAAAGAGCTAAGTTAAAATCGCTCGGCGCTGATTTCGTGTTTGACCCTGAGGAAAGAAATCTCGTGAAGTCCATATCTGCTGCGATCAGTCCGAAGAAGGTCAATCTGGCCATCGACTGCGTTGGTGGCAAGCTCTTACCTCAAGTCATTGCCCTTCTCGGTTATGGTGGAAAGATCAGCATCGTCGGAAGGAGCGGAGGCTCGGTCCCCGAGTTCAATACGGCGACCTTGTTATTCCGCCGCATTCGCATAGGCGGTGTCTCGGTCGGAGATTATACGGCCCAGGCCGCTCAGACTGCATGGAAAGAGATTATCGATCGGCTGGAGATGATCGGACGCCGCCCGCCGGTGGATAGCATCGTCCCGTTCGAAGAAGTCAAGAAGGGATTCGCACGGTTGGCACAGGGCCCGATGGGAAAAGTGGTGATACGGGTGGCTGGCTAATGGCTGAGGAGACCCCATGGCGGCATTTTTTCAGCACGACGAATCCTTTGGCAGGAAAGATAGTCTGATGTCCTGTGGAAGCATACACCCTCCCGTCACTGGAGAGAGGGTCACATGAAGACAGACATATTCGTTCGTCTGACGGCGTTTCTCTCCGTGTTCATCGCAATGGCGTTGTGGGAGGTTTGGGCTCCTCGTCGACGTCTCAGCACCACAAAGGTCGGACGGTGGGCTGCTAATTTTTCAATCGTCGTCTTAGATGCCGCGACGATCCGACTGTTCTTTGCAGCCGGCGCCGTCGGCGCCGCTATCCTTGCAGCCGACCGAGGATGGGGGTTGCTCAACCAATTTGATTCGCCGAGGTGGCTGGAAGTACCGCTCGCCGTGGTGGCGCTGGATTTCGTTCTATACCTCCAGCATGTGATGTTTCACGCCGTGCCGCAGTTTTGGCGGTTCCACATGATGCACCATAGCGACTTGGATTGCGATGTGACAACGGGCCTTCGTTTTCATCCCATCGAAGTCACCTTGTCCATGGTCATCAAACTCGCCGCGGTGGCCGCGCTTGGTCCTTCGCCTGTCGCTGTCGTCGTGTTCGAAGTACTGCTTAATGCAACGTCGATGTTCAACCATAGTAATGTCCGGATCTCGCCTGCGGTCGATCGTGCCCTTCGTTGGCTGGTCGTCACTCCTGATATGCATCGCATCCACCACTCTATTGAGCCGCGAGAGACGAACACCAACTTCGGGTTCAACCTGCCATGGTGGGATAGGCTGCTTGGGACTTATCGCGCCGAACCCACTACAGGTCAAGAGAAGATGGTGCTCGGTCTTGAGCACTTCAGAGACCAGGCTCGCCTCACTTTGCCGAGATTGCTGGTGCTCCCTTTTGTTGGGACAACCGGCAACTATCCGCTCAGTCGAGGATCAGGCTCGAAGAGCACAGACTGAATCCCCCATTCGTCAAATCGACAGGAAGTGACCGGCGGCCCTCACGAAGTGAAGAGATGATACTGGAGCGGTTTCAACTCGTCGCCAAGAACTATCATACGGGCTCCTGGTCGCGGCAAGCATCATGTGACGCATAACTTCAAGCACTGAAGGTGTCTATCCGGCGGCGGCAAGAGAGAGGCTTCCCCTGATGAGCCGCTGGTACGCGCAAGCGAGGCTTGGAGCCGGCGACCCGGATTGAACGGGCGACCTGTGGTTTACGAAACCTTCAAAGTGGGGGCCTCGAAACCCACTGAAAAATCGAGAATCACCGCGTCTACACTCACGAAACAGCCTCTTGGACTCTTACCCTTGCTTTCCCGGAATTCCCCTACATTTCCCGTCTATTCCCCTACGCTTTTCACTACGATCTTGTTATCGAAATCCCAATTTTGTATAAAAACCAACTTAGAGTCGATTGCAACGACATCTGGGTTCTTTGGTCTCATCCTACCTCGCAAATAGACACCTAATAACTCCTGATCACCTCCACAAAAACAGTCGAGGTCGTGCCCTCACTATAGAACGAATTTTGACTCGGCACTAAAATCTTGCGGGCGGAGAGTTGACTGGTATCTAACCCTTGCCAGCCAGCCAAGAGAGCGCTCCCCTTGACCTATCAAGTTCTTTGTAGCATTTGGTGCTGCAATGGGCTTGCAGTTTAACTCGTCAACATTGGTAGTGTTCCGATAGTTTTAGACCGCTTTTGTTGCACCGAACATAACTGATCAGCGAGTTTCTCCAGTGTGTTAGCCACCTGCCTCATCCCATGCGGGTTGGTTGGGGAATCGAAAAGAAACGCATTGCTAGGTTCTTTCTCTTCCAAATTTAAACGTGAGAGCATTTCTTTACGAAGTTGAACGGCGAGGCTTCTAAACTGCTTATTGTAAGCGACGATTTGCTCGTCCATGAATTGTGATGATTGTTCAGCGGCCTTCTTACGCTCATCGTCATTTTTGGTTTTAGTATCAGAGAGGCTATCCAATTGTTTATCCGTGACATCACTGAAATTCCGTAATAACTTTGCAAGAGTTAAGGCTGCTTGTTGCAAGCTGCCTATACCCCACGTTGAGTATGAAGTCACTTTTTTGGCTTCCGGCAGGACGTTTTCAAGTGGCTTTGCACAAGGCTGTGGCATCCTGAGGCCGTCGGGAAGAGAAGTCCGTTCGCTTACGCAGGTTTTATCAAGCTGCTCTTGTGTTAGACCCGTAGCGCCTGACAAATTCGCACCTTCAAGACGAACACCCTCTAGATCGGCGCCACTTAATTGCGCACCCTTCAAGCTAGCGACAGCTATATGATGCCCCTTGTCGGTGCCCCACATAAAGTCGGGTAATTCTATCCACATCATATTTGCCCGTCCAAAATCCGCACATTGGAACTTCGCGTCCCTCAAGTTAGCCCCTTCGAGGTTGGCTCCATTGAGCCATGCCATTTCACCACTTACTGATCGGAGGTTTGCCTCTCTTAGATCAGTCTCCAATAGATACGCGCTCCTCAAGTTGGCCGACGTAAGATCTGCCCGCTGAAGCTTTCCGTTCATAAAATAGGCCCCAGCAAGATTCGTAGTTCCCAAGATGCTGCCGCGTAGATCCACCGTTGACAGGTTCGCCCTTTGTAGATCCGCGTTTCTAAGATCTGCGTTGACTAAAAACGCATCGGCTAGGTTCGCATATGTCAGTAATTTATTCTTCAACCGAGCACCGGTCACATTTTCAATGTTTTTTCCATCCCAATCTGCTGGCTTCACCGACACTTCTGCATTTTCTAGATTCGGAAATGGACTATACGTAACCCAGGCAAGGATTTTAGGTGCAAACGTTTGATACCAGCTGGCCTTAGGAAACTGGTTTGGCAGATTGCTATTAGATATATTGCCTGGCTGCGTTTCTATTCCCATGATGAAGTGTTGATGGACCGCCTGAAAGCTACCGAAAGAAAGAAGGCACAATATAAGGCCAACAGCGCTGGACATGCGTATAGAGACCCAATAAGAAGGAGGAGTAATGTCTAGCGTGTTCCTACTAAGCGTTTCGCGAGCTAAGAGACAAGAGTGAGTGCCAAAACCTATAGCGACTATGATGATAGCTATGTGGACACCTGTCATGTACCAGGATTGCAATGACAGATATTTTAGCCATACA is part of the Nitrospira sp. genome and harbors:
- a CDS encoding pentapeptide repeat-containing protein, whose protein sequence is MKVQQKETLLHRFLKALKVWREPHRMHSSHEQIKRGVGSWNNWRQGDPTLFPDLGRVDLTDLDVFGANFRNVNLQKANLTKVKNIQGTNLGGANLSGAELPQDAELFDALSQVDVSIRYNGKTFLLLILGCVYTWLTIATTSDANLLTNTYSSPLPIIGTKVQIGGFYFVAPIILLITYGYLHIQLQRLWERLSNLPAVFADGQSIDKKIAPWFPTGLLYYFLFHLSQKPPPLSKVQAFASLVLVWFLLPAFTLPFVWLKYLSLQSWYMTGVHIAIIIVAIGFGTHSCLLARETLSRNTLDITPPSYWVSIRMSSAVGLILCLLSFGSFQAVHQHFIMGIETQPGNISNSNLPNQFPKASWYQTFAPKILAWVTYSPFPNLENAEVSVKPADWDGKNIENVTGARLKNKLLTYANLADAFLVNADLRNADLQRANLSTVDLRGSILGTTNLAGAYFMNGKLQRADLTSANLRSAYLLETDLREANLRSVSGEMAWLNGANLEGANLRDAKFQCADFGRANMMWIELPDFMWGTDKGHHIAVASLKGAQLSGADLEGVRLEGANLSGATGLTQEQLDKTCVSERTSLPDGLRMPQPCAKPLENVLPEAKKVTSYSTWGIGSLQQAALTLAKLLRNFSDVTDKQLDSLSDTKTKNDDERKKAAEQSSQFMDEQIVAYNKQFRSLAVQLRKEMLSRLNLEEKEPSNAFLFDSPTNPHGMRQVANTLEKLADQLCSVQQKRSKTIGTLPMLTS
- a CDS encoding helix-turn-helix transcriptional regulator, with product MTEIAGYFELVKGRYGLSSDYALAKKLGIAQPEANLMRRGLKIPKPEVCIRIAKLLDKNPVELLLAAQKDKAPRQAKEYWTLAQTAVDVMLHVPKSPKYIPRKVAAIGQELRQLETQRLTYKGAEANAEAVRLVQTAEHSIDALMERWNIWQKGEALYPNYLLANQEAVKRGVIVRRLLVLTQEQMRQESDVADAIQVMEDQQRAGIKIFYAFRGELERAPTFQRFEEDYKRQGAARDLNAAMFDGEILIFSQSYGQAQLGVVGPPTPITMINQLEITWKPDLLRDLDPAPLFDMTRYVFEYGGPHAFQTELTRFKRSVR
- a CDS encoding acyl-CoA dehydrogenase family protein, which codes for MATLFKGFERIEEARERLAGQSFMVGLFAGRPDFSLLLMPEESPEDKADWEAFRPRLETFLTTQVDPDEIERTTKIPDSVLKGLFALGAFGMKIPRQYGGLGFSYTNYGRALMLMASWSNALALTVAVPQSIGIAMPILMFGNEEQRRKYLPLVAWEAVSAFALTEPMTGSDAANIATEAILDSTWTTFVVNGEKLWCTNGPIAHYVTLIARVPAKRTQQNGHTRWEPVPDGKGADDHVHTAFILDMQTPGVRVRQRCQFEGCRGIENAHMTFIDVRIPTENVIGEVGRGLKYALTILNVGRAVSIPAICLGMAKQAWQPTLDRANQRVTFQKPLGTRQTQRMRLGRMASHLFAMEALALTAWRMADQHTYDVRIEAALAKLFCSEKTIQVLKDAQIIFGGMGYETAHSKRVRGEPAFGIEQLVRDAEMYRIGEGATDILRPFVAREGLNMHLEQVGRLFDERTTGVHRLIELQRLVRFYVPWYVNQWRGGRLPSGSEFRHPKVRSQLLFVERASRRLARTIFYAMLLHRQALRDDQGRQTRIEMVGEDLLVIAATALYAEAQERTAGLPEVWDLADETFREAKQRVEQHIKELIRNQDTVVAAVGGKALSGRYATLNNGIIRRGLQDYVRREKNALSSLEESERKAI
- a CDS encoding sterol desaturase family protein; its protein translation is MKTDIFVRLTAFLSVFIAMALWEVWAPRRRLSTTKVGRWAANFSIVVLDAATIRLFFAAGAVGAAILAADRGWGLLNQFDSPRWLEVPLAVVALDFVLYLQHVMFHAVPQFWRFHMMHHSDLDCDVTTGLRFHPIEVTLSMVIKLAAVAALGPSPVAVVVFEVLLNATSMFNHSNVRISPAVDRALRWLVVTPDMHRIHHSIEPRETNTNFGFNLPWWDRLLGTYRAEPTTGQEKMVLGLEHFRDQARLTLPRLLVLPFVGTTGNYPLSRGSGSKSTD
- a CDS encoding nucleotidyltransferase domain-containing protein; its protein translation is MSEEGNTEAVWGLRELAQRFGVRVILQFGSTVTGMTHDRSDLDLAIQFETPDASFQTVLEMQEALQAQFPGCKIDLAILNRADPLFLKKIVESCRVLFGMPQDLARLRLHAFNAYQDFRPYLELERRHVARQLSSLVAEPSRP
- a CDS encoding zinc-binding alcohol dehydrogenase family protein: MRAWLMDSYDGIERLRLGEVPDPHPGPSDVLLKVRYAALNPADAFLAQGLYPAKPTLPHILGRDGIGDVEMVGSRVEGILVGETVGILRCDTGVETPGTLAEKVVLPTESLVRIPAGWSLEEMAGAPLVFLTAWQALTQWNDPSAPPPEQSVLLVTGASGGVGLASVLLGQSMNLIVVALSRDAEKRAKLKSLGADFVFDPEERNLVKSISAAISPKKVNLAIDCVGGKLLPQVIALLGYGGKISIVGRSGGSVPEFNTATLLFRRIRIGGVSVGDYTAQAAQTAWKEIIDRLEMIGRRPPVDSIVPFEEVKKGFARLAQGPMGKVVIRVAG
- a CDS encoding acyl-CoA/acyl-ACP dehydrogenase — translated: MTIVNKHPFFQGSLAVAEASRDRTPYSGFLAGLFEGVVRRELFRAQSIPPLRDTAKEFLEHLRLLLIEKVDAESIDREGEVGEEVLVALKDIGAFGLKIPTIYGGLGFTQSEYHRVATLLGSHDAATTVLISAHNSIGVAEPVKLIGNREQQQRFLPRLARGDISGFALTEKGAGCDIWDLRTYAIPVREQGTLAGYRLTGDKLYTTNAPRQDNEFLASLLVVIAQIVQEPCEVTRPKSERRFGAFVVDTRTPGCHCARLHYMGVRGIYNGTVRLDNIFVPVADRLGDEGEGLRRALESLTIGRLTLPAACLGNLKQCLWLARSRAQQRVQYDRPIGEHTDIGAKIVRMAARVLALEALVTITGAWADAKIDVRLESAAAKILATEWLLDSVLDLFRIYGGRGFETSESLRLHGDLPAPIERMVRDALINVIWEGTNGILTLWIGREGLTEYVSHGKAFLESQIGEMVRALPFFAKIASRSLNRLPRIGVWSASTAPESVWERFVTAKSRELAQKSLWAAAHHRQGLARKQLLTTCLVKAGMQLFAVESLLWYVAQPAARTHPLAERLLQHFCSQIEDEFNPKPLLSFTQSLWQDDSHVFRLAQDILAGRADWLEEGILAWHPSGHNQKNQLAPTMGEQLADFPMKH